The following proteins are encoded in a genomic region of Coffea eugenioides isolate CCC68of chromosome 6, Ceug_1.0, whole genome shotgun sequence:
- the LOC113774359 gene encoding F-box protein At5g07610-like: MTNYATKSKLAALTNQQYRLVCVLSKAVLLVREGKEYYFLVYSSEAGVWKECMDVDTEGIHYYHFNQGVYWNGNLNWKTSNRSLLCFDLEHDCVRKMKMATTDQSSSPPPHTLVILYFGESGGNLHLIDQFEPQDSFIHIRELELELGLGRYHSRWLLKHQVDIGFLTGRYPLMVNKRFPAHNGNQFVFKIPCFLVDKKENKAKMMISLRGKIILHEINGGSIEELVEVEPANLQFLGYYMSLYSWKHAFKHFETLACA; the protein is encoded by the coding sequence ATGACAAATTATGCCACAAAGTCAAAGCTTGCGGCTTTGACAAATCAACAGTATAGACTAGTATGTGTGCTGTCAAAAGCAGTACTCCTTGTAAGGGAAGGGAAAGAATATTATTTCTTGGTATATTCATCAGAAGCTGGAGTCTGGAAGGAATGTATGGATGTCGATACTGAGGGAATACATTATTACCATTTCAATCAAGGGGTCTATTGGAATGGTAATCTTAATTGGAAGACCTCAAACAGATCTTTACTATGTTTTGATTTGGAGCATGATTGTgttagaaaaatgaaaatggcaACAACTGACCAATCATCAAGCCCACCACCTCACACTCTGGTAATTTTGTACTTCGGTGAATCAGGAGGAAACTTGCATCTAATAGATCAGTTTGAGCCTCAAGATAGTTTTATTCATATAAGGGAGCTCGAATTGGAGTTGGGGTTAGGGAGATACCATTCAAGATGGTTATTGAAGCATCAAGTTGATATTGGATTTTTGACAGGAAGGTATCCATTAATGGTGAATAAGAGGTTTCCTGCTCATAATGGGAACCAATTTGTATTTAAGATACCATGTTTTCTTGTGGACAAGAAGGAAAACAAGGCAAAGATGATGATCTCTTTACGAGGTAAAATCATTCTTCATGAGATCAATGGTGGAAGTATTGAAGAGCTTGTTGAAGTTGAGCCTGCTAATCTTCAATTTTTAGGGTATTACATGTCTCTTTACAGTTGGAAACATGCATTCAAGCATTTTGAGACCCTAGCTTGTGCTTAA
- the LOC113774360 gene encoding probable leucine-rich repeat receptor-like protein kinase At5g49770, producing the protein MAMMKLLLCYLIVSMACHLVFSFTDLQDATVLQSLKQQWKNLPPSWNNSNDPCGTPWEGVTCSNSRVKALALSSMRLSGKLSDDIGGLTELASLDLSFNPDLTGSVSSRLGDLRKLNVLILAGCGLSGTIPSELGNLAQLSFLALNSNNFTGEIPASLGNLTNLYWLDLSNNRLSGSIPVSTSTGPGLDLLKKAKHFHFSKNQLLGEIPASLFSSGMVLSHLLLDGNLLTGEIPPTLGNVQTLEILRLDNNALGGGVVNLQNLTNLIELNLASDNFSGPLPDLIGMNYLNYVNLSNNSFQPSQAPAWFSTLKSLTTLALENGPLQGQVPQQLFSLPQIQIVILKKNAFNDTLDMGNNISQQLQLVDLQNNDISSVTLSSGYSKTLLLMGNPVCASSIASTSYCQPQKRSATNCSTSLANCRNITCPSDQKLSPQTCACAYPYEGTIIFRAPSFMDTANCSRFHDLQISLEMKFGLAPGAVVLLNPHFNIDDYLQVGLGLFPTTRNFFNSSEIQRMGFELSSQTFKPPAEFGPYFFIAVPYKFPGQ; encoded by the exons ATGGCAATGATGAAACTGCTGCTATGCTACCTCATTGTTTCCATGGCATGTCATCTGGTTTTCTCTTTTACTGACCTTCAAGATG CTACTGTACTCCAGTCCCTCAAACAACAATGGAAAAATCTACCACCAAGTTGGAACAATTCTAATGATCCCTGTGGAACACCCTGGGAAGGAGTCACCTGCAGCAACTCAAGGGTGAAAGCACT GGCACTGTCAAGCATGAGACTATCTGGAAAACTTAGTGATGACATTGGAGGACTCACAGAGTTGGCATCCTT GGATCTCTCGTTTAACCCGGACCTCACAGGTTCCGTCTCTTCACGGCTGGGGGATTTGCGAAAGCTAAACGTGTT AATTCTCGCTGGATGCGGCCTCAGTGGCACAATACCAAGTGAACTTGGGAATCTTGCTCAGCTTTCATTTCT AGCACTTAACTCAAATAACTTCACTGGTGAGATACCGGCTTCCCTGGGAAATCTCACGAATCTATACTGGCTTGACCTGTCTAATAATCGATTGAGCGGATCTATCCCTGTTTCAACATCAACAGGTCCAGGACTTGACCTACTTAAGAAAGCAAAACACTT CCATTTTAGCAAAAACCAGCTCTTAGGCGAAATTCCTGCATCTCTATTCAGCTCTGGCATGGTCCTATCACACTT ACTACTTGATGGAAATCTACTCACCGGAGAAATTCCACCTACTTTAGGAAATGTTCAGACACTTGAGATTCT ACGGCTGGATAATAATGCACTTGGTGGTGGAGTTGTCAACCTCCAAAACCTCACAAATCTCATTGAACT AAATTTAGCAAGTGACAACTTCTCTGGTCCTTTACCTGACTTAATTGGGATGAATTACCTCAATTATGT GAACCTGAGCAACAACTCTTTTCAACCGTCACAAGCTCCAGCATGGTTCTCAACCTTAAAGTCACTAACCACTTT GGCTTTGGAAAATGGTCCACTCCAGGGACAAGTACCCCAGCAACTTTTTAGTTTACCTCAGATCCAAATAGT GATCCTGAAGAAGAACGCATTCAATGATACATTGGATATGGGTAACAACATTAGCCAACAACTGCAACTTGTTGATTTGCAGAATAATGATATATCTTCAGTAACACTCAGTTCCGGATACAGCAAGACATTACT CTTGATGGGGAATCCAGTATGCGCAAGTTCAATCGCAAGCACATCTTACTGTCAGCCACAGAAACGATCTGCAACAAATTGTTCAACCAGCCTTGCTAACTGCAGAAACATAACATGCCCTTCGGATCAAAAACTCAGCCCACAAACCTGTGCATGTGCTTATCCATACGAAGGGACTATCATTTTTAGAGCACCAAGTTTCATGGACACCGCGAACTGTAGTAGGTTCCATGACCTGCAAATCAGCCTTGAGATGAAGTTTGGACTTGCACCTGGTGCAGTTGTTCTGCTGAATCCCCACTTCAATATTGATGACTATCTTCAGGTGGGATTGGGACTCTTCCCAACTACGAGGAACTTTTTCAATAGCTCAGAGATTCAGAGAATGGGGTTTGAGCTTAGTAGCCAGACTTTCAAGCCTCCAGCAGAGTTTGGACCTTATTTTTTCATTGCTGTTCCTTACAAGTTCCCAGGTCAATAA